From a region of the Tenggerimyces flavus genome:
- the holA gene encoding DNA polymerase III subunit delta has product MATATSSVRPDREALGAVTLVVGADELLSERAIAAAVAAVRAADADADLTELDAATLVPGALAELTSPSLFAASRAVVVRNLDTVPPESADALIGYAKAPQPDVALVLVHKGGQKGKGTVDKLKKAGVRLVTTEAPKTWELPKFVVREVRSAGGKIDEESAALLVDSVGSDLRALAGAASQLLSDTGGEPITQEIVRKYFAGRAEVTSFKVADAAVVGHTAEALEQLRWALRSGVVPVLVTSALAGALRGLIKFAGAPRGLRDADLAREVGVAPWKLKSLRGQLRGWTPDGLAAAVQAVAQADADIKGAADDPEYALERMILAITAARTRG; this is encoded by the coding sequence ATGGCTACCGCGACTTCGTCCGTACGTCCCGACCGCGAGGCACTCGGCGCGGTCACGCTTGTCGTCGGCGCCGACGAGCTGCTCTCCGAGCGCGCGATCGCCGCCGCGGTCGCCGCCGTGCGTGCGGCCGACGCCGACGCGGACCTGACCGAGCTGGACGCGGCGACGCTCGTGCCCGGTGCGCTCGCGGAGCTGACCAGCCCTTCGCTGTTCGCGGCGAGCAGGGCGGTCGTCGTCCGCAACCTCGACACCGTGCCGCCGGAGAGCGCCGACGCGCTGATCGGGTACGCCAAGGCGCCACAGCCGGACGTCGCGCTCGTGCTCGTGCACAAGGGCGGGCAGAAGGGCAAGGGCACGGTCGACAAGCTCAAGAAGGCCGGCGTCCGGTTGGTCACGACCGAGGCGCCGAAGACCTGGGAGCTGCCGAAGTTCGTCGTGCGCGAGGTCCGCTCGGCCGGCGGCAAGATCGACGAGGAGTCGGCGGCGCTGCTCGTCGACTCGGTCGGCAGCGACCTGCGCGCGCTCGCCGGCGCGGCCAGTCAGCTGCTGTCGGACACCGGCGGCGAGCCGATCACGCAGGAGATCGTGCGCAAGTACTTCGCCGGCCGTGCCGAGGTGACCAGCTTCAAGGTCGCCGACGCCGCGGTCGTCGGTCACACCGCGGAGGCGTTGGAGCAGCTGCGGTGGGCACTGCGCTCCGGCGTCGTGCCCGTGCTGGTGACGTCGGCGCTCGCCGGCGCGCTGCGCGGGCTGATCAAGTTCGCCGGGGCGCCGCGCGGCCTGCGGGACGCCGACCTCGCCCGCGAGGTGGGCGTAGCGCCGTGGAAGCTCAAGTCACTTCGCGGCCAGCTCCGCGGCTGGACCCCCGACGGCCTCGCCGCCGCGGTCCAGGCCGTCGCCCAAGCCGACGCCGACATCAAGGGCGCCGCCGACGACCCCGAGTACGCCCTGGAGCGGATGATCCTCGCCATCACAGCCGCGCGCACCCGCGGCTGA
- a CDS encoding ComEC/Rec2 family competence protein produces MSTLEPLEQPAPARTDFRLVPLALAAWGCTLAVPSLPPLAVGIGVAALLVGAAIVALLRIPRHKPRLAPAIALLLLGSAATATVTAVQVASAHSGPVPELAAASAVVTAELQVRSDPVVRSRPGSQRPAYVVLKAIVERVKSRGTTAEVHTTVVVTGNLAWKQVAVGERVRLTGRLAPTDPGDRVAAVLSARSPPHHLAEPGPLDRGASQLRAGLRAAVDGLPPAERGLVPALVVGDVSLLPPEVVEDLDTAGLTHLSAVSGANLTIMLAFALGLARWCGLRSWALPVLGALCVAGFVILARPEPSVLRAAAMGLVGLAGLATGSRQRGVPALAAAVTALLLIDPWLGREYGFALSVLATAGILLLGPPCTDALARWMPRWLAAALAIPMAAQLLCTPIVALLSESVSLVAIVANLLAGPAVAPATVLGLVATMVAPISVALASVPARLAGFAARWIVEVATRSADLPGASLGWATSPAGIALLVVVCVAAAALAPPVLKRRGISLALAAAMLLWLVQPARLIGLGGWPPPNWIVAACQIGQGDGLVLRAGPGTAVVVDAGPDPRAMDRCLDELGIKNVPYVLLSHFHADHVDGLPGVLSGRKVAEIGVGPLDSPADEAAAVRTLAAAARIPVNRVQVGEQRQVGDVSWTVLAPNGHVASDHLPEEGEGSVENDASVVARAEIGGLRILLTGDIEPGAQRALLRSGADLRADVLKVPHHGSKFQDPAFIRAVGARFALVSAGEDNDYGHPAVSTLGLLESAGMTVARTDQHGESVVVLTDAGATLQARHK; encoded by the coding sequence ATGAGCACCCTCGAGCCACTCGAGCAGCCAGCGCCGGCGCGCACCGACTTCCGCCTGGTGCCGCTCGCGCTCGCCGCCTGGGGCTGCACGCTCGCCGTCCCCAGCCTTCCGCCGCTCGCGGTCGGGATCGGCGTCGCGGCGCTGCTCGTCGGAGCCGCGATCGTCGCCCTCCTCAGGATCCCGCGCCACAAGCCCCGCCTCGCGCCGGCCATCGCGCTCCTGCTGCTCGGGTCCGCAGCCACCGCCACCGTCACTGCCGTCCAGGTCGCCTCGGCCCACTCCGGCCCGGTGCCCGAGCTCGCCGCCGCCAGCGCGGTCGTGACCGCCGAGCTCCAGGTCCGCAGCGACCCGGTCGTACGGAGCCGCCCAGGCTCGCAGCGCCCCGCATACGTCGTCCTCAAGGCGATCGTCGAACGCGTGAAGTCGCGCGGCACCACCGCCGAGGTCCACACCACCGTCGTCGTCACCGGAAATCTCGCCTGGAAGCAGGTCGCGGTCGGCGAGCGCGTACGCCTCACCGGACGGCTCGCCCCCACCGATCCGGGCGACCGCGTCGCGGCAGTCCTCTCCGCGCGATCGCCACCCCACCACCTCGCCGAGCCTGGCCCCCTCGACCGAGGAGCCAGCCAGCTCCGCGCCGGACTGCGAGCGGCGGTCGACGGCCTCCCGCCCGCCGAACGCGGCCTCGTTCCGGCACTCGTCGTCGGCGACGTCTCGCTGCTCCCACCGGAGGTCGTCGAAGACCTCGACACCGCCGGCCTCACGCACCTGTCGGCGGTCAGTGGCGCCAACCTCACGATCATGCTGGCGTTCGCCCTCGGCCTGGCCAGGTGGTGCGGCCTGCGGTCGTGGGCGCTTCCTGTTCTCGGCGCGCTCTGCGTGGCCGGGTTCGTGATCCTCGCCCGCCCCGAGCCGAGCGTCCTCCGCGCCGCCGCGATGGGACTGGTCGGGCTCGCCGGCCTGGCGACCGGATCGAGGCAACGCGGCGTTCCCGCGCTCGCCGCGGCCGTCACGGCGCTGCTGCTGATCGACCCGTGGCTTGGGCGGGAGTACGGGTTCGCGCTCTCCGTTCTCGCCACCGCCGGCATCCTGCTCCTCGGCCCACCCTGCACCGACGCCCTCGCGCGCTGGATGCCCCGCTGGCTCGCCGCCGCGCTCGCGATCCCGATGGCCGCGCAGTTGCTGTGTACGCCGATCGTCGCCCTGCTCTCGGAGTCGGTCAGCCTGGTCGCGATCGTCGCCAACCTGCTCGCCGGACCAGCCGTCGCGCCCGCCACGGTCCTCGGCCTCGTCGCCACGATGGTCGCGCCGATCAGCGTCGCCCTCGCGAGCGTTCCGGCGAGGCTGGCCGGGTTCGCGGCGCGGTGGATCGTCGAGGTCGCGACCAGATCGGCAGACCTCCCGGGCGCCTCGCTCGGCTGGGCGACCTCACCGGCCGGCATCGCGCTGCTGGTCGTCGTCTGCGTCGCGGCCGCCGCGCTCGCCCCACCCGTTCTCAAGCGCCGCGGCATCAGCCTCGCCCTCGCCGCCGCGATGCTGCTCTGGCTGGTCCAACCCGCCAGGCTGATCGGGCTCGGCGGCTGGCCACCGCCGAACTGGATCGTCGCCGCCTGCCAGATCGGCCAGGGCGACGGCCTCGTCCTCCGCGCCGGCCCGGGTACGGCGGTCGTCGTCGACGCCGGACCCGACCCGCGGGCGATGGACCGTTGCCTCGACGAGCTCGGGATCAAGAACGTCCCGTACGTCCTGCTCAGCCACTTCCACGCCGACCACGTCGACGGCCTGCCCGGCGTCCTGAGCGGCAGGAAGGTCGCCGAGATCGGCGTCGGCCCGCTGGACTCGCCGGCCGACGAGGCGGCGGCCGTACGAACGCTCGCCGCCGCCGCACGCATCCCGGTCAATCGGGTCCAGGTGGGCGAGCAGCGGCAGGTCGGCGACGTGAGCTGGACCGTTCTCGCGCCGAACGGCCACGTCGCCTCCGACCACCTCCCCGAAGAAGGCGAAGGATCCGTCGAGAACGACGCCAGCGTCGTCGCGCGAGCCGAGATCGGCGGGCTCCGGATCCTGCTCACCGGCGACATCGAGCCCGGCGCCCAGCGCGCGTTACTCCGTTCCGGCGCCGACCTCCGCGCGGACGTTCTGAAAGTTCCGCATCATGGAAGTAAGTTCCAGGACCCCGCGTTCATCCGCGCGGTCGGCGCGCGGTTCGCGCTCGTCAGCGCCGGCGAGGACAACGACTACGGCCACCCGGCGGTCTCGACACTCGGCCTGCTCGAGTCCGCCGGCATGACCGTCGCGCGGACCGACCAGCACGGCGAGTCGGTCGTGGTCCTCACCGACGCGGGCGCCACGTTGCAAGCGAGGCACAAGTGA
- a CDS encoding DegV family protein, giving the protein MAGVAIVTDSTAYLSADDVAALGVAVVPLQVVVDGSTYVEGDPALPSLVASAVRAGLTVTTSRPAPPVFLSAYAAAAAAGASAVVSVHVSGQLSGTRDAARLAALESPVPVTVVDSGQVGMGLGFAVLAAARLAAGGASSEEVAAVARSRSASAATLFYVDSLDSLRRGGRIGSAQALVGSALAVKPLLHVVDGRVAMLAKVRTSGRALAELEQRAVDLAGLREVELAIHHLESPDRAAALATNLRARVPMIARLIVTEIGGVIGAHAGPGLLGIVVAPTGVS; this is encoded by the coding sequence ATGGCCGGGGTCGCGATCGTGACGGACTCGACGGCGTACCTGTCGGCGGACGACGTTGCGGCTCTGGGCGTCGCTGTGGTGCCGCTGCAGGTGGTCGTCGACGGGTCGACGTACGTCGAGGGTGATCCTGCGCTGCCCTCGTTGGTGGCTTCCGCTGTGCGTGCCGGGCTGACGGTGACGACGTCGCGGCCCGCTCCGCCGGTGTTTCTCTCTGCTTATGCGGCCGCCGCTGCTGCCGGCGCGTCGGCTGTGGTGTCCGTGCACGTGTCGGGGCAGCTGTCGGGGACGCGAGACGCCGCCCGGCTGGCTGCGCTGGAATCGCCGGTGCCGGTGACGGTGGTGGACTCGGGGCAGGTGGGGATGGGGCTCGGCTTCGCCGTGCTGGCCGCTGCCCGGTTGGCGGCTGGTGGGGCATCGTCGGAGGAGGTCGCGGCGGTGGCGCGGTCCCGTTCGGCGTCAGCGGCCACGTTGTTCTATGTGGACTCGCTGGACTCGTTGCGTCGCGGTGGCCGGATCGGCTCGGCCCAGGCCCTGGTGGGGTCGGCGCTGGCTGTCAAGCCGCTGTTGCATGTTGTCGACGGCCGGGTGGCGATGCTGGCCAAGGTCCGTACGTCCGGCCGCGCCCTCGCTGAGCTCGAGCAGCGGGCCGTCGACCTGGCTGGCCTGCGCGAGGTCGAGCTCGCCATCCACCACCTGGAGTCACCCGACCGAGCCGCGGCCTTGGCAACGAACCTGCGCGCCCGAGTCCCCATGATCGCCCGCCTCATCGTGACGGAGATCGGCGGCGTCATCGGCGCCCACGCCGGACCGGGATTGCTGGGGATCGTGGTCGCCCCGACGGGCGTTTCCTAG
- the rpsT gene encoding 30S ribosomal protein S20 — translation MANIKSQIKRIKQNEKARQRNKAVKSSLRTALRNFRDAAESGAENAQELARTAAKKLDVAVSKGVIHKNQAANKKSAVAKRAAAAAK, via the coding sequence GTGGCGAACATCAAGTCCCAGATCAAGCGGATCAAGCAGAACGAGAAGGCCCGCCAGCGCAACAAGGCGGTCAAGTCCTCGCTGCGGACCGCGCTGCGCAACTTCCGCGACGCCGCCGAGAGCGGTGCGGAGAACGCGCAGGAGCTCGCGCGCACGGCCGCGAAGAAGCTGGATGTGGCCGTCTCCAAGGGCGTGATCCACAAGAACCAGGCAGCGAACAAGAAGTCCGCGGTCGCCAAGCGCGCCGCAGCCGCCGCCAAGTAG
- a CDS encoding ComEA family DNA-binding protein, which produces MGLLRDAAGDVVSRVAERVGAGPHPSTEAPDPLAVPRLRAKHVLVVGILLLVAVIGAVLLFVNQQPTELTPNPIAHATVVATGTPPATRGSPSPSPGKLLVHVAGKVREPGVVQLPTGARVIDAVDAAGGALPGADLSGLNLARPLTDGEQVLVGLPPPPGGPSARPSPTGQALVDLNTATLEQLDALPGVGPVLAQRILDYRDEHGRFESVEDLQQVTGIGSRKFAELRELVQVS; this is translated from the coding sequence GTGGGACTGCTGCGCGACGCTGCCGGCGATGTCGTGAGCCGGGTCGCCGAACGAGTCGGTGCAGGCCCACACCCGTCGACTGAGGCGCCGGATCCGCTCGCCGTACCTCGCCTGCGCGCCAAGCATGTCCTCGTCGTCGGCATCCTGCTGCTGGTCGCCGTGATCGGCGCCGTCCTGCTGTTCGTCAACCAGCAGCCGACCGAGCTCACCCCCAACCCGATCGCCCACGCCACCGTGGTCGCGACCGGCACCCCGCCGGCGACCCGCGGGAGTCCCAGCCCGTCACCCGGCAAGCTGCTCGTGCACGTCGCCGGCAAGGTACGCGAGCCCGGCGTCGTCCAACTCCCCACCGGCGCCCGCGTCATCGATGCCGTCGACGCGGCGGGCGGGGCGCTGCCCGGCGCCGACCTGAGCGGCCTCAACCTCGCCCGCCCGTTGACCGACGGCGAACAGGTCCTGGTCGGCCTCCCTCCACCACCAGGTGGCCCGTCGGCCAGGCCTTCCCCGACAGGACAAGCCCTCGTCGACCTCAACACCGCGACGCTCGAGCAGCTCGACGCGCTTCCCGGCGTCGGTCCCGTTCTCGCGCAACGCATCCTCGACTACCGCGACGAGCACGGCCGCTTCGAGTCGGTCGAGGACCTCCAACAGGTCACCGGCATCGGTTCACGGAAGTTCGCCGAGCTCCGCGAGCTGGTGCAGGTCTCATGA